A single window of Oxyura jamaicensis isolate SHBP4307 breed ruddy duck chromosome 3, BPBGC_Ojam_1.0, whole genome shotgun sequence DNA harbors:
- the SULT6B1 gene encoding sulfotransferase 6B1 has protein sequence MAEERKAFVDEINKALAKSEGLALKDLLFSYRGTPYPVTVCSAETFQALENLEARRDDMVLVSYPKCGVNWLIQILNDLIFTTIQSKPVSTELPFIECGDPDKYQRMEQIPSPRILATHLNYDCLPKSIFKNKAKILVLFRNPKDTAVSFFHFHNNVPSVPSYSSWDEFFSEFMNGKVSWGSYFDHAVTWNKHIEDENTMIITYEELKESLASGVKQIAEFFGFSPTAEQIQSIADRATFQAMKDKAQETHGVVGSVLFRKGVVGDWKNLFTEAQNKEMDAKFKVCLEGTKLGAKLKYDVYCKA, from the exons ATGGCTGAGGAAAGGAAAGCCTTTGTTGATGAGATAAATAAAGCACTGGCCAAGTCCGAAGGCCTTGCCCTGAAGGATCTGCTGTTCTCCTACCGGGGGACGCCTTATCCCGTGACAGTGTGCAGTGCAGAGACCTTCCAAGCCCTGGAGAACCTGGAAGCCAGAAGGGATGATATGGTGCTGGTGTCTTACCCCAAATGCG GTGTGAACTGGCTTATCCAGATTTTAAATGACTTGATATTCACCACCATCCAGAGTAAACCTGTAAGCACAGAACTACCATTTATTGAATGTGGAGATCCAGATAAATATCAG AGGATGGAGCAGATTCCATCCCCAAGGATTCTGGCAACGCATCTGAATTATGACTGCCTTCCCAAGTCTATTTTCAAGAACAAAGCCAag ATACTAGTGTTGTTTCGAAACCCTAAAGAtacagctgtttcatttttccatttccacaACAATGTGCCAAGTGTCCCCAGTTACAGCTCCTGGGATGAGTTCTTCTCCGAGTTCATGAATGGGAAAG TTAGCTGGGGATCTTATTTTGACCATGCAGTCACCTGGAACAAACACATTGAGGATGAGAATACCATGATCATAACATACGAAGAGCTGAAAGAG AGTCTGGCTTCTGGTGTAAAGCAGATAGCTGAATTCTTTGGATTCTCCCCAACGGCAGAGCAGATCCAGTCCATTGCAGACAGGGCCACTTTCCAGGCAATGAAGGATAAAGCTCAGGAGACTCATGGTGTTGTTGGCTCAGTTCTTTTCCGCAAAG GTGTTGTTGGAGACTGGAAAAATCTTTTCACTGAAGCTCAGAACAAGGAAATGGATGCCAAATTCAAAGTGTGCTTAGAAGGAACCAAGCTGGGAGCAAAGTTAAAATATGATGTGTACTGCAAGGCCTAA
- the CEBPZ gene encoding CCAAT/enhancer-binding protein zeta: protein MLCALDEEEEEMEDGGKKGAIDDLEEGELEAFVKSLGLGRYAESCLQEDEKEEDGGEKGKPPKKEKGKKETIPPSLGAKKEKKGKEQGSSKKEGKKKQAGGGPDQQLSVQKERPEEDFEFHARHVILIKPGGKWYDLEYTSEFSSEPQDQTLLSKYKALAQKLYQHETELYKNKTDYQKGASSAWMKTVVSSGTLADRMAAMTLLIQDSAVHSLQFVENLVNLVKKKGGRQQSLMALDTFRELLLSDLLPDTRKLRSFSQRPFNNIEKMSSGNRDSRDRRLILWYFEHLLKLQVAEFVQTLETLSHDSVTATKARALAAAHELLSSKPEQEKFLLVLLVNKLGDPQNKIATKASYLLERLLHKHPNMKGVVCSEVERLLYRSNISTKTQYYAMCFLNQIVLSHEETPLANKLITLYFCFFRNCIKKKDVESKMLSALLSGVNRAYPYAETGDEKVKEQMNTLFKVLHLVNFSTSIQALMLLFQVMDSQQTVSDRYYAALYKKLLDPGLATCSKPSMFLNLIYKSLKADVVLRRVKAFVKRLLQVASGQMPPFICGTLYLLSELLKVKPGLSVQLQDHVESDEEECFKDQEEAEEDEETFVDADKEVGEERNRNTIENSAKPDNSSSAPSWVHHVNMRGRKNGVSYDPLHRSPLYCGAESTSLWELKKLSEHFHPSVALFAKTILEGNHIQYSGDPLQDFTLMRFLDRFVYRNPKLHKGKENTSSVVMQRKKKQFMTDRPRLAVNSKEFLSIDESKIPVDDVFFHRFYTKFNNKREKQKHQDDEESVEDVDDDEFERALDEFEGEDSAVDVSQGDLDFAGNIKKKTIGGKKSKRTEDSGADWDDSDDEDEFSDLDDEEVSLGSMEEEDFEKDMDEEGGVFMDVSDDNDLDLNNGSQSKSDSKKTKRKKEINSMGILEGSSRGKKRKLTDATMLASAEEFGYLLDENAGSKFDNIGMNAMANTDNANVKQIQWEVERDRWLHNRDVKSIIKRKKQFRHKGLKKKYKGKKSKR, encoded by the exons ATGCTGTGCGCCctggacgaggaggaggaggagatggaggacGGCGGCAAGAAGGGCGCCATCGACGACCTGGAGGAAGGGGAGCTGGAGGCCTTCGTCAAGTCCCTGGGGCTCGGCAGGTACGCggagagctgcctgcaggaggacgagaaggaggaggatgggggggagaaggggaagccCCCCAAGAAGGAGAAAGGCAAGAAGGAGACCATCCCTCCTTCCTTAGGAGcgaaaaaggaaaaaaaaggcaaagaacagGGAAGCAGTAAGAAAGAGGGCAAGAAGAAGCAAGCTGGTGGAGGTCCGGACCAGCAGCTCTCGGTACAGAAAGAGAGGCCGGAGGAGGATTTTGAGTTTCATGCCAGGCACGTGATACTGATCAAGCCGGGGGGCAAGTGGTATGACCTGGAGTACACCAGCGAGTTCTCCTCCGAGCCACAGGACCAGACGCTTCTGTCTAAGTATAAGGCCCTGGCCCAAAAGCTGTACCAGCACGAGACAGAGCTGTACAAGAACAAGACAGATTATCAGAAGGGGGCCTCTTCGGCGTGGATGAAAACCGTGGTGTCGTCGGGTACCTTAGCTGACAGGATGGCAGCCATGACCCTCCTCATTCAGGACAGTGCTGTCCACAGCCTCCAGTTTGTTGAGAACCTGGTGAACCTCGTAAAGAAAAAGGGcggcaggcagcagagcctcATGGCTTTGGATACTTTCAGGGAGCTTCTCCTTTCAGATCTCCTACCAGACACTCGAAAACTGCGGTCTTTCTCGCAGCGTCCTTTTAACAACATAGAGAAGATGTCAAGTGGCAACAGGGATTCGAGAGACAGGCGCCTGATACTGTGGTACTTTGAGCATCTGCTGAAACTGCAGGTGGCAGAATTTGTGCAAACCTTAGAAACCCTGAGTCACGACTCTGTGACAGCAACCAAAGCTCGAGCGCTGGCAGCTGCCCAcgagctgctcagcagcaagcCCGAGCAGGAGAAATTTCTGCTCGTTCTGCTGGTAAATAAACTGGGAGACCCGCAGAACAAAATAGCCACCAAGGCCTCGTATCTCTTAGAGAGGTTGCTTCACAAGCACCCAAATATGAAAGGAGTGGTGTGCAGTGAGGTGGAGAGGCTTTTGTACCGGTCAAACATCAGCACGAAAACTCAATACTATGCCATGTGCTTTCTGAATCAGATAGTCCTCAGTCACGAAGAAACGCCGCTGGCTAACAAGCTGATaactttgtatttctgcttctttcggaactgcattaagaaaaaagacGTTGAATCCAAAATGCTCAGCGCTCTTCTCAGCGGGGTGAACAGAGCTTACCCTTACGCTGAGACTGGCGATGAGAAAGTGAAGGAGCAAATGAACACCTTGTTCAAAGTTCTGCATCTCGTCAACTTCAGCACCAGCATCCAGGCCCTGATGCTGCTGTTTCAGGTCATGGACTCTCAGCAGACTGTATCGGACAGGTACTACGCAGCGCTATACAA GAAGCTTCTAGATCCTGGTTTAGCAACCTGCTCAAAGCCATCCATGTTTCTTAACCTTATCTATAAGTCTCTGAAGGCAGATGTTGTGTTACGGCGGGTGAAGGCCTTCGTGAAGAGGTTACTTCAAGTTGCTAGCGGGCAAATGCCACCCTTCATTTGTGGAACCCTCTACCTTCTGTCTGAGCTTCTGAAAGTAAAACCAGGGCTAAGCGTCCAGTTACAGGATCATGTG gaGTCTGATGAAGAAGAGTGCTTTAAGGATCAAGAAGAGGCTGAAGAGGATGAGGAAACATTTGTGGATGCAGATAAAGAAGTAGGAGAAGAGAGGAATAGAAATACAATAGAAAATTCTGCTAAACCAGACAATTCGAGTTCAGCACCCTCATGGGTGCATCACGTGAATATGAGAG GCAGGAAGAATGGGGTTTCATATGATCCTTTGCACCGAAGTCCTCTTTACTGTGGTGCTGAAAGTACAAGCCTTTGGGAACTGAAAAAG ctttctgaacaCTTCCATCCATCTGTGGCTCTCTTTGCAAAAACAATTCTAGAA ggAAATCACATTCAGTACTCTGGTGACCCTTTGCAGGATTTCACATTAATGAGATTCTTGGATCGCTTTGTGTACAGAAATCCCAAACTCCATAAAGGCAAAG aGAACACCAGCAGTGTGGTAATGCAGCGGAAGAAGAAGCAGTTTATGACAGATAGGCCAAGACTTGCAG TCAACAGTAAGGAATTCCTTTCCATAGATGAAAGCAAAATCCCAGTGGATGACGTGTTCTTTCACAg GTTTTACACAAAGTTTAACaataagagagagaaacaaaagcatcaaGATGATGAAGAAAGCGTGGAAGATGTAGATGATGATGAGTTTGAAAGAGCGTTGG ATGAATTTGAAGGTGAAGATAGTGCTGTTGATGTTAGCCAGGGTGACCTTGATTTTGCTGG taacataaaaaagaaaaccataggtggtaagaaaagcaaaagaactgAGGATTCCGGTGCTGACTGGGATGATTCTGATGATGAAGATGAATTCAGTGATCTGGATGATGAGGAGGTCTCCTTAGGAAGCATGGAGGAAGAAGACTTTGAGAAGGATATGGACGAAGAGGGAGGTGTATTTATGGATGTGTCTGATGATAACGACCTAG ACCTTAACAATGGCAGTCAATCGAAGTCTGACAGTAAAAAGaccaagagaaagaaagagattaaTTCCATGGGAATCCTTGAAG GATCCAGCcgaggaaagaagaggaaactCACAGATGCCACTATGCTGGCATCTGCAGAGGAG TTCGGCTATCTGCTGGATGAAAATGCTGGGTCTAAGTTTGACAATATTGGAATGAACGCCATGGCTAACACAGATAATGCAA ATGTCAAACAGATCCAGTGGGAAGTAGAGCGTGACAGGTGGCTCCACAACAGAGATGTGAAAAGCATcatcaaaaggaagaaacagttCAGGCACAAAGGGCTGAAAAAGAAGTACAAAGGCAAGAAATCAAAAAGATGA
- the NDUFAF7 gene encoding protein arginine methyltransferase NDUFAF7, mitochondrial, whose protein sequence is MVPPSARSALLAAALGLGARRPLPRGRPAPLLLAPAARPRSGAAGGGVLRHLLLKLRATGPLTVAEYMREALTNPGQGYYTRRGGVGQDFVTAPEVSQVLGELIGIWYVSEWMAAGRPGAFQLVELGPGTGALTDDVLRVFKQLASLLSKCDVSIHLVEVSPKLSETQAQMLTGGKVQSNSEDEAAYMKGISKTGIPIYWYRGIQDVPQGYSFYLAHEFLDALPIHKFQRTEKGWREVLVDIDPEAPDQLRFVLSPSSTPATENFIQPEETRDHVEVCPEAGVLIQRLACRIEKDGGAALIADYGHDGTKTDTFRGFRNHKLHDVLVAPGTADLTADVDFSYLRKMAQGKIATLGPIKQREFLKNMGVDLRMQVLLQNSPDSATREQLLHSYDMLMNPEKMGDRFNFFALLPHRRLTHPHKEHDLHSKSPLPPVAGFGELLLK, encoded by the exons ATGGTGCCGCCCTCAGCCCGCAGCGCGCTGCTGGCCGCGGCCCTGGGTCTCGGCGCCCGCCGCCCGCTGCCCCGCGGCcgcccagccccgctgctcctTGCTCCGGCGGCGCGGCCGCGCtcgggggcggcgggcggcggcgtGCTGCGGCacctgctgctgaagctgcGGGCCACCGGGCCGCTGACGGTGGCCGAGTACATGCGGGAGGCGCTCACCAACCCCGGGCAG GGCTACTACACGCGGCGCGGCGGCGTCGGCCAGGACTTCGTCACGGCGCCCGAGGTCAGCCAGGTGCTGGGCGAG CTGATCGGGATATGGTACGTGAGCGAGTGGATGGCCGCCGGCAGGCCCGGAGCGTTCCAGCTGGTGGAACTGGGCCCGGGGACGGGCGCTCTCACCGACGATGTGTTACGG GTCTTCAAGCAGCTTGCCTCTTTACTTAGTAAATGTGATGTGTCTATTCACCTGGTAGAAGTGAGTCCCAAACTCAGTGAGACCCAAGCACAGATGCTGACAGGAGGGAAGGTGCAGTCAAACTCCGAGGACGAAGCTGCTTACATGAAAGGCATCAGCAAGACTGGCATTCCGATTTACTGGTACAGAGGCATTCAAGATGTACCACAAG GTTACAGCTTTTACTTAGCGCACGAGTTTCTGGATGCCCTGCCAATACACAAGTTTCAG agaacagagaaaggCTGGCGTGAGGTGTTGGTTGATATCGATCCAGAGGCTCCTGACCAGCTGCGGTTTGTCCTGTCACCATCCAGTACCCCTGCAACAGAAAACTTTATTCAG CCTGAAGAAACCAGAGATCACGTGGAAGTATGTCCCGAGGCCGGCGTCCTCATTCAGAGGCTTGCCTGTCGTATTGAAAAGGATGGCGGGGCCGCACTGATTGCTGATTATGGCCACGATGGAACCAAAACTGACACTTTCCGG GGTTTCCGGAATCACAAACTCCACGATGTGCTGGTAGCTCCAGGTACAGCAGACCTGACAGCAGATGTTGATTTCAGCTATCTTCGAAAGATGGCGCAGGGAAAAATAGCCACGTTGGGCCCCATAAAACAACGGGAGTTTTTAAAGAACATGGGTGTTGACCTCCGAATGCAG GTGCTCTTGCAGAATTCACCCGACTCAGCAACGCGGGAGCAGTTACTCCACAGCTATGATATGTTGATGAACCCTGAGAAAATGGGAGATCgttttaatttttttgcctTGCTGCCTCATCGCAGACTTACACACCCTCACAAGGAACATGATCTGCACTCCAAGTCTCCCCTCCCACCTGTTGCTGGATTTGGTGAACTCTTACTGAAGTAA